The Sebastes umbrosus isolate fSebUmb1 chromosome 4, fSebUmb1.pri, whole genome shotgun sequence genome has a window encoding:
- the fbln1 gene encoding fibulin-1 isoform X2, translated as MGLCVVLLCSLFGVLLGQGAEQISIEDCCKDGKNRGNDNEDCSSLRLISASTTCMIVQEQCCVTVLEDNMCTTGINMAKDQGLCDSLFTNTCETKTTKMCCHCCLLGKSNQEQGLHCDHNLSVGYQCGLVSRACCVDGAPDNQTTPTAKTELPNKDNPNGDNGDNSVLSDQCKGKCAHNCVGNDTCACFKGYKLKPDGKSCDDINECLLGASNCRAGERCINTEGSFRCQREVSCGTGYELTDNNNCKDIDECETGIHNCGPEFECQNTQGSFRCLPKVKCGTGYIQDALGACIDINECVSQTGPCHRGQICINTDGSYICQRNSVNCGRGYHLNEEGTRCVDTDECKGAEIVCSGHGCINLVGSYRCECEAGYIFNSISRTCEDINECRHYPGRLCAHKCENILGSYMCSCTTGFKLSGDGRNCDDLNECESNPCSQECANVYGSYQCYCRRGYQLSDIDGMTCEDIDECALPTGGHICTYRCHNTPGSFHCSCPVTGYTLAPNGRSCQDVDECVTGTHTCTVNQSCFNVQGGFRCLSFECPNNYRRVGETRCERLLCNESIECFDMPLRITYYYLTFPTNIPVFTNIFRMGPSHTVVGDDIQTVITAGNDGGFFKTERVPTGGVMSVAKLISEPQDFELSLELRLHRYGSLSTYMAKVLVFVTQDEPRVPYNPLLE; from the exons ATGGGTCTGTGTGTggtgctgctctgctctctgttcGGAGTTCTCCTCGGCCAAG GAGCAGAGCAGATCTCCATAGAGGACTGCTGTAAAGATGGCAAGAACCGAGGCAACGATAACGAAGACTGCTCGTCCCTCCGTCTCATCTCCGCGTCGACCACATGCAT GATAGTGCAGGAGCAGTGCTGTGTAACAGTGCTTGAGGACAACATGTGCACCACCGGTATCAACATGGCCAAAGACCAAGGATTGTGCGATTCGTTATTCACCAACACCTGTGAGACCAAGACTACAAAG ATGTGCTGCCACTGTTGTCTTCTGGGGAAGTCCAATCAGGAGCAGGGCCTACACTGTGACCACAACCTGTCGGTGGGCTACCAGTGTGGCCTGGTGTCCCGCGCCTGCTGCGTGGATGGAGCCCCAGACAACCAGACCACACCCACAGCAAAAACTGAAC TACCAAACAAGGATAACCCCAACGGAGACAATGGAGATAATTCAGTATTAAGTGATCAGTGCAAAG gGAAATGTGCTCATAATTGTGTGGGCAATGACACTTGTGCCTGCTTCAAAGGCTACAAACTCAAGCCAGATGGAAAGAGTTGTGATG ATATCAACGAGTGTTTGCTGGGAGCCAGCAACTGTCGGGCGGGAGAGCGCTGTATCAACACAGAGGGCTCGTTCCGCTGCCAGAGAGAGGTCAGCTGTGGGACCGGCTACGAACTCACCGACAACAACAACTGCAAAG ATATTGATGAGTGTGAGACCGGCATCCATAACTGTGGACCAGAGTTTGAGTGCCAAAACACCCAGGGGTCGTTCCGTTGTCTCCCTAAGGTCAAGTGCGGTACCGGCTATATCCAGGATGCCCTCGGCGCCTGCATCG ATATCAATGAATGCGTCAGCCAGACAGGCCCATGCCACCGCGGGCAGATCTGTATCAACACAGATGGCTCCTACATCTGCCAGAGGAACTCCGTCAACTGTGGTCGAGGATACCACCTCAATGAAGAGGGAACACGCTGTGTTG ATACTGATGAGTGTAAGGGCGCTGAAATTGTCTGCTCAGGTCATGGTTGTATCAACCTGGTAGGCTCCTACCGCTGCGAGTGTGAGGCCGGCTACATCTTCAACAGCATCAGCCGGACCTGTGAGG ATATTAATGAATGCAGGCACTACCCTGGCCGTCTGTGTGCTCATAAGTGTGAGAACATTCTGGGATCCTACATGTGTAGCTGCACCACTGGCTTCAAGCTATCTGGTGATGGCAGGAATTGTGACG ATTTGAATGAGTGTGAGAGCAACCCGTGCAGTCAAGAGTGTGCCAACGTGTACGGCTCCTATCAGTGTTACTGTCGCCGTGGCTACCAGCTCAGTGACATAGACGGCATGACTTGTGAAG ATATAGATGAGTGTGCCCTGCCAACTGGAGGTCACATTTGCACCTATCGCTGTCACAACACCCCAGGCAGCTTCCACTGTTCCTGTCCTGTCACTGGCTACACATTAGCACCCAATGGGCGCAGCTGCCAGG ATGTCGATGAATGCGTGAcgggaacacacacatgcacagtgaaTCAGAGCTGCTTCAATGTACAGGGAGGATTCAGATGCCTGTCCTTTGAGTGTCCAAACAACTACAGGCGTGTTGGAGAGAC TCGATGCGAACGCTTGCTTTGCAATGAGTCTATCGAGTGCTTCGACATGCCCCTGAGAATAACCTACTACTACCTCACCTTCCCCACCAACATCCCCGTCTTCACCAACATCTTCCGCATGGGCCCCTCGCACACCGTGGTCGGCGATGACATCCAGACCGTTATCACCGCCGGCAACGACGGTGGTTTCTTCAAGACGGAGCGGGTGCCCACCGGCGGCGTGATGTCGGTGGCAAAGCTCATCAGCGAGCCGCAGGACTTTGAGCTGTCTCTGGAGCTGAGGCTGCATCGCTACGGCTCGCTCAGCACATACATGGCTAAAGTGCTGGTGTTTGTTACCCAGGATGAGCCCAGAGTACCTTACAATCCCCTACTAGAATAA